TGATTAAGCAACCTGCGTAGCCTTCGCCTCCAGCCACTCGTAGTCGTACGCTTCCTGATGCACCACGGGGACTTCTAAGAAGTTTTCTTCCAGCGGAGGCGACTGTACCTGCCATTCGAGACCTGTTGCTTGCCAGGGGTTGGCGCCAGCGATGGCTCCGTACTTCAAGGACCAGAGAAAGTACAGGACGGGCATGATGTAGCCCACGCCAAGAATCGATGCGCCTGCTGTGGAGATCACATTGAGCACCTGAAATTCGGGTGGGTAGGAGTGATAGCGGCGGGGCATGCCCAGGAAGCCAAGCGCGAACTGCGGCAAAAAGGTCAGGACGAAGCCGATGAAGGTTGTGACCGCTGCGAAGCGCGAGATGGTCTCCGGATACATACGGCCGGTCATCTTGGGCCACCAGAAGTGCAGGCCCGCGAGGAAAGCCATCAGCATGCCTCCGACCATGACGAAGTGAAAGTGGGCCACGAGAAAGTAGGTTTCCGTGAGTTGGATGTCCATGCCCATGGAGCCGAGAAAAACTCCGGTGAGACCGCCGATGGTGAAGAGTCCCATGAAGCCGAAGGCGTAGAGCATGGGTGTTTCAAAGGTGATGGATCCCTTTTGCAATGTGAAGAGCCAATTGAAGATCTTAATGGCCGAAGGGACCGCCACCACCATCGTAAGCAAGCTGAAGATCAGGGCAGAGTAGTTGGAGACGCCCATGATGAACATGTGGTGTTCCCAGACGAAGAAGCCGAAGAGAGCGATGGCGACTGAAGAAAAGGCAACAGCCGTGTAGCCGAAGATCCGTTTGCGACTGAAGGTGCTGATGACCTCCGAGATGATGCCCATGCCGGGGAGAATCATCACGTAGACCGCAGGGTGTGAGTAGAACCAGAAAAGGTGTTCGAAGAGCAGTGGATCGCCGCCCTTTGTGGAGTCGAAGACGCCGATACCGAAGAGCCTCTCAAGCGCAACCAGGGCCAGAGAGACGGCCAGTACAGGCGTGCCCAGCACCATGATGATCGAGGCTGCGTAGTTCGCCCAGATGAAAAGCGGCAGGCGAAACCAAGTCATGCCCGGCGCGCGCATACGGTGGATCGTGGCGATGAAGTTGATGCCCGTGAGGATCGACGAAAATCCTGCGATGAAGATGCCCGACGCCGTGGTGACGACGTTAGTGTTCAGGTAGTGCGTCGAGAGCGGCGTGAGAAAAGTCCAGCCTGTATCGACGCCGCCTGTCGCCATGGCGATGAGCGTGAGCAGACCGCCGATCAGATAGAGATACCAGCTCAGGAGATTGAGGCGCGGAAAGGCGAGGTCACGCGCGCCGATCATTAGGGGGACGAGGAAGTTTCCCAGGGTCGCAGGCACGGAAGGCACCAGAAAGAGAAAGACCATGATAATGCCGTGCATGGAGAAGAGTTTGTTGTAGGTGTCGGAGGAGACCAGGTCTCCATTCGGCGTGAGCAGCTCCATGCGGATGAGGCCTGCGAAGATGCCGCCGAGGAGAAAGAAGAAGCTCAGCGAGATGAGGTAAAGAATCGCGATGCGCTTGTGATCCTTGGTGAGGATCCAGCCGAGGAAGCCCTTTTCTGTGAGGTAGCTTTTCCGCGGAAGACGCGCGGTTTCTTTGGGTGGAAGACGGAGAATGGTTTCGCCCACGGAATGCTCCTTTGGCCCCGGAATGGGAGCCGTAGTTGCAGCGTAGGTTTTTTCATGCGCGCGGTCTTGGAAGTTATTGCGGTTATGCGAGAAGCAGGCGGCCAGGTGTCGCACCGGTGTAGCGGCGCAGCGTGTTGGTCAGGTGCGCCTGATCGTAGAAGCCTGTGTCGAGCGCGACTTCGCGCAGAGGCATGCCAGCGAAGAGCATCTCCTTGGCGTGGCGGACGCGGAGCTGCATCTGGTACGCGTGCGGTGGCAGGCCGTAGCGCCTGCGGAAGGTGCGGAGCAGGTGGAAGCGGCTGATTCCTGCAATCTGCGCCAGATCTTCGAGAGGTACCGAGTTGTGCCATGTGGCGTGCAGGAAGTCCCGCACATGTTCGACGCCTGAGGTGTCCGAGAGACTGACGCTTCGGTTCGTGATGGAACGGTCGCGCTGAAAGAACTGCGGGAGATAGTGCACAAGGAGCGAGTCCCGTTCGAGCCGCGACTCGGCCTGTTGCAGCGAGGTATGCAGACGAAGAAAGGTCTCGCCTAACGGCTGACTATCTCGTGGAGATATCTCAAATGCTGGTGTCTCTGGTAAGTCGTCATCGCTGAGCGAGGAGCGCACCAACTCTTCGGAGAGGTAGAGAGCGCGGAAGTGCCAGCCTGTTGCGGGATCCGCAGCCTCTCCGTCGTGCAGTTCTCCCGGATGGAGCGAGGTGAGAACTCCGGGAGAGACGATATGCTCCGTGCCGCGCAAGCGAAGACGCTGATGTCCGTGGGCGGAGATGGAGAGCATGTAGGCGTCGTGCCAGTGAGGCAGGAAGGCGTGGTGGTAGAAGTCACCGTGCAGAAGCTCCGCGCCATCGAGCTCCGACCAGCGCAGGAGGACCGAGGTTTCACCTGCCGCTCGAGCAGGGCATAGAGCACGTTTTGGTGGAGCTTCGATGCTGCGCGCCATGACCAATCCTCCCTCTCCAGAGTGCTCCCTGAGGGAGGATGTGTCTTGGAGAAAATTGCTCTCCGTGGCTAGAACGCCAGATCTTCGCGGGTGATCTTCAGCTTGCCCAGGTTGCCGAGCAGGGTGAGGGAGAGCTTGTCCTGGTGAAGAAGCTCGTTGGCGATGCGTTGCATGTCCGCTGGGGTGACTGCATCGATCTGTTCGACTACTTCATCCACAGAAGCAAAACGCCCGAAGTTCATCTGCTGCCGTGCGAGGTTGGACATGCGTGCGTTGGAGCTCTCCAGGCCGAGGACGATGTTGCCCTTGAGCTGTGTCTGCGCGCGGAGAAGCTCGTCGTCGGGGATGGGTTCGTTCTTCAGGCGCGTGAACTCGGCGAGGATACGGCGAAGCATCTCTGGCGTCTTTTCGATGGACGTTCCGGCGTACACGGCAAGGGAACCTGTATCGCGGAAGGGGTTCATCTCCGAGTAGATGGAATAGGCCAGACCGGCTTCTTCGCGTACGGATTGGAAGAGACGTGAGCTCATGCCGCCGCCGAGGATCGTGTTCAGAAGATAGAGGGCATAGCGGTCGGGCGAGTTGACGGGCGGTGCGGGGACTCCGAGGACGAGCTGCACCTGTTCGAGCGACTTCTTGTCATGCAGGGTGATGTGCGGCGTCATGGGCGGAGCGTGGCGGTGCAGGAGGTCTTCCGCTGCGATATCTTCCAGGCTGCCGAAGCGGGCTTCGATCTTGGCGAGGAGATCTTCGTGCGAAAGATGGCCTGCGGCAGAGAAGACCATGTTGCGTGGAGAGAAGCGTTCGTGGTGGAAGGCGGCGACGATCTCACGGTTGAAGCTGGAGACGGTCTCCACGGTGCCGAGGATGGGGCGTCCGAGGGAATCTGAAGGCCACAACTTCTGCGTGTAGATCTCGTGCACGAGATAGTCGGGGTTGTCCTCGTCCATCTTGATCTCTTCGAGGATGACGGACTGTTCGCGGGCGAGGTCTTCGGCGTTGAAGGTCGGGTTCAGGACGAGGTCGCTGAGGAGCTCAAGCGCGGTGTCGAGGTTGGTGTCGAGCACCTTGATGTTGAAGCAGACGGTTTCCTTGCCGGTGAAGGCGTCGAGGTTGCCGCCGATGGCGTCGACTTCGCGCGATAGCTGTTGCTGCGACCGCGTGGTGGTGCCTTTGAAGACCATGTGTTCGACGAAGTGGGAGATGCCGTTGAGCTCTTTGGGTTCGTCGCGCGAGCCGGTGCGGACCCAGCAACCCATGGAGACGGAGCGCATGTGGGGCATGGACTCGGTGAGGACAAGGAGGCCGTTGGAGAGGGTGGTGGTACGGATGTTTCTTGTAGGTGTGGCTACTTCGGCCAGAGTCGCATTCTCAGCGACGGGTACGGAGATGGGCATCCCTTTATTGTAGCGATTCAGCGAGCTAGACGTTGTTCCAGTCCCGCTTTGACTGTGGGCCATTCGTCGGGGGTGATGGAGAACCAGACGGTGTGGCGGGTGCTGCCGTCGGGCATGATCCAGTGATTGCGGAAGGTGCCTTCGTACTGCGCTCCGAGCTTACGGATGGCAGCCTGAGAGTGCAGGTTGAGGTGATGTGTCTTTAACGCGACACGGCGCAAGTTGAGGGTTTCAAAGGCATAAGTCAGTTGAAGGAGCTTGGCTTCCGGGTTGACAGGGGTTCCACGGAAGGGTTCCGCCATCCAGGTATTGCCGATTTCTACGCTGCGGTGTTCGGGATCCAGATCGATGAACTGGGTGGAACCGATGGGTTCACCGGTGGATTGAAGAACATTCGCCCAGAAAAGGGTGCCCGGCTTATCGAAGAACAGGTCGGCCCAAGCCTTCAGTTCAGCAGGATTCGTCACCTTGTACTTCATGTAGCGCCAGATGGTGGGATCGAAGGCCACTTTTTCAAGGGCGGGAAGATGCGCAGGTGTAAGCGGTTCCAGGCGGATCTTCCCGCCGGTCAGGGTGGGCGTCATGCGGTCTGGCCTTGTCGCTCCGGAAGGTCCAGAAGGGTGGCGGCGACGCGGTCGTAGTCGTGGCGAAGGACGGAATCTGAACCAGGGCCTGTGTGGATGTAGTCCCCGGGGATAGGGATGACTCCCAGGGCGCGGATGGCGTCCAAGTCGGGGGTGATCGGGGTTTGACCCTCGGAGGCGTAGCGGGCGAGCAGTTCCGGAGAGATCGGTGCCGTATTTACGAGGGCATAGTCGAAGATGCGTTCGTTGCCGGCGTGCGCGAAGAGCCTTTCGAGGTGCTGGGAGGCGGTGAGGCCGAGGCTTTCGTTGGCTTGGGTCATCAGGTTGCAGACGTAGGCCCGCGTCGCGCTGGAGTTGGCAATGGCTTGTGGAATGCCGCGCACGAGCAGATTGGTGACGAGTGAAGTGTAAAGCGATCCCGGCCCGAGGGTGATCAGGTCCGCCTTCGCAAGGGCTTCCAGCGTCTCCGGAAGGGGTGGAGCGTCGGGCGGGTCGAGCAGCAGTTCCACGATACTCCGCTGTGACCTGGTGATGTTGGTCTCGCCGTGGACCAGGGTGCCGTCGTCCATCTGGGCGGAGAGGGTGACGTTGGCATTCGTGGCCGGGTAGATGTTGCCACGGATCGCCAGAATCTGGGAGGAGGCCTGGACGGCCTGGGCGAAGTCTCCCGTGACCTGGCTCATGGCGGCGAGAAACAGGTTGCCAAAGGAGTGTCCGGCGAGGTCGCTGGCATTTTCTCCCGGCGCGGCATCGGGAAAGCGGAACTGGAAGAGGCGCGTGAGGAGGTGTTCGTCCTCTGAGAGCGCCGTCATGCAGTTACGGATGTCTCCCGGAGGAAGAATGTTGAGGTCGTCGCGGAGGCGACCGGAGGAGCCCCCGTCGTCGGTCACGGTGACGATGGCGGCAAGGTGCGAGATGCGGCAGGGATCTTCATCGCAGTGTGTGTCTACAGACACCGTCGGATGAGACACATAGCGCTTGAGGCCACGCAGGAGCGTGCTGAGACCTGTGCCTCCGCCGATGGCTACTACACGTTTTTGGGGTGGCGGCATGCTCTGAGGATTGTAGTGGTTCGGGTGCAACCAGGTTTTTCACGCGTAGAAACGCGAAGAAGTCCGTCTTCACCTACCCAGCGGTCGGGGAAGACGACCGCTGGGCGAACGGGATGAATTAGGCCTCGGGGTAGAGGAGTTCGGTGAAGCGTGGGTCGTCGGCCATGTCCTGGAAGTCGGAGTCGGAGCGCGCCTGGATACGGTTGAGCGTATTCAAGCGAATGGACTCCGTGAGATGGTCGAGACATTTATGCGCGTCTCCGGTCATGGAGGCGAGGACGGCGAGACCGTAGAAGGCATAATCGGCTTCGTTATGCGCTTTGACGATCTGGGTCAGTTGCTCACGGGCATCTTCGTAGTGGCCGTCATTGAGCAGCGAGATAGCGTAATCGTACTGCTCTTCAGGCGTGGCGAAGGAGTGTTTGTTCTTGGTGGACTGTTTGACGCAGGTATCCAGATACATGCGGATCCGGTCGGCAAAGTCCGGCGGAGAGATGGCAAGCACCTTGTTGAAGGCCACGTGGGCCTTGTCGTATTTGCCTTCGTGTAGAAGACGGACTGCGACTTCATACTGCTCGAGCGCTTTGACGCGTGCTGGATCCGGTTGCGGGGCAGCGCTGCTCGCAGAGGGGCTGGAGGGCTGTTTGGTGGTAGAAGGAGTCGGGGTTTTCGCGGTGACCATGGGATTTCCTGTGCTCTGAGACAAAACGGTGAGGGAATTGCGTCCGATGCGTTTTATACGCGGAGGGGTGAGTGTGGTCAAGCCTGTTTAGGGTTGGACGAATTATAGAGTATAGGGTTGAGTGTTGGATCGTTATACATCTTGAACTGGCGATAGAGCTTGAATCGCCGGGTGCCGTGGAGGATTTCGCTCCAGAGATGTTGGAGCGCGGCAGCCAAGTCGGCGAATTGTTCGTCGAGCTGAGAGAGACGGAGCCGGCTGTTTTTCCGGTGCTCCTCCGTGACGTCCGGCCGACTGGTTTGTTCGGCCGTGTGGAAGCGTTTGAGCGAAAGGATGGAGAGGCGATCGAGCATCATCCCGGGGGTTTCGGAGTGAAGTGGAGCGGCGGGATTTTGTTGGACGGCTTCTAGAAGGGTACGGTCCAACTCTTCGACGAGATCGTTCCGCCGCTGGTTCAGGGTGTCGATCGAGCGCTTGGTGGAGGTGATGGTCGCGTCCGTGGCATGTGGGTCCCGCGCCAGGTCTTCCTGGTGCCACAGATCGAAGTTGGCCTTGTGCAGCCGCAGAGCGATGGAGAACAGCGTCGGGGATTCTTCCGGCTGGAGGTTGTGCTGGTGCCAGTCGCTCGTCGCGTTGTGAAGGGTCTCCGCAAGGGAATAAGGATCGAAGGCGAGTGTCCCGGCGGTCGCAGGGGAGTGCATTGGAGGGTTCGTGAAAGCGGTCCCGGGTTTTGGGCTTTGTATCATGCGATGAGGATGACTGTAACAGCGAAACGACGGTTGATCTACCACCCGAGCCCGATGCCGTCCTTGAGCCGCACCGGGCATGTCATCCGCCGCTGCTCCTATTGTGCCGAGGGACAGGAAGTCCAGATCCTTCGACGTGCGAGTGCGATGATGTTGGGGGAGATCCGATGAACGCGAGAATGCCGGAGTTACATGCCGTTTTGGGGCTTCTGGAAGGCGGTTTTGCGCGGCTTCGCGTGCTTGTGGTCGGCGACCTGATGCTGGATCGCTATGTGGTGGGGGACGTGGAGCGGATTTCGCCGGAGGCTCCGGTCCCAATCCTGCGGCATGTGCAGAGATACGCGCGCCCGGGTGGGGCGGCGAATGTGGCGATGAACCTGGCCGGGCTGGGCGTGCATGCCGTACTGGCGGGAGTGATCGGACACGATGAAGATGGCGCGGAGCTTATGCGGCTGCTGCGGGAAAGCCGTGGGGTCGACTGTTCGTGCGTGGTGGAAGGCGGTCGGCCTACGATCTCCAAAACCCGCATCGTCAGCCGGACGCAGCAGATGCTGCGGCTGGACGTAGAGAGCCGCGAGGCTGCGGCTGCGGAAGAGATTGACGAGCTTCTGCAGCGGGTGCTCGTGGCGCTGGATAGGGTGGATGCCGTGATCCTCTCCGATTACGCCAAGGGAGCCTTGACGGAGGGCGTCTGCCGCGATGTGATCGCTGCGGCGCGGTTCAAGGGGGTAAAGGTATTTGTCGACCCCAAATCGCGAGAGTTTTCGCGTTACGCCGGAGCGACTACGATCTGCCCCAACCTTGGGGAACTGGCGGCGGCGACGGGTGTGAGTGCCTATGACAGAGAAAATCTACTTGCCGCAGCGCGGATGCTGGTGGTGTCTACGGGGGTGGACTTTCTCACGGTCACGATGAGCGAGCATGGCATTCGTATTGTTGGGGGCAGCGGTAGTGAGTATCACTCGCCTGCGCGCGCGCGTGAAGTCGCGGACGTTTCGGGGGCCGGAGACACCGTGATTGCGACGCTGGCTGCGGCTATGGCTGGGGGGCTGGCACGGGAGACGGCGGTAGAGCTGGCGAATCTGGCAGCAAGCCTCGTAGTGGCCAAGGTGGGCACTGTACCGGTGCGCGCGGAAGAGATGGTGGCCGAGTTGACGGTGAGCCAGCGCGCGGAATCGACGAATAAGGTCCTGACTCTGGAGCGGGCCGTCGAGCGTGTGCGTGAGTGGCGAGCCGTTGGCGAGAGCATCGTGTTCACGAATGGCTGCTTTGACCTGCTGCACGTGGGACATGTGACGCTGTTGGAGGATTGCCGCGCGTTTGGATCGAAGCTGGTGGTCGGGATGAACACGGACGCTTCAGTACAGAGGCTCAAGGGTCCGAACCGCCCCGTAGTGGGTGAGCGCGAACGCGCCAAGGTGATGGCGGCGATGGGAGCTGTGGATGTCGTGGTGCTCTTCGATGAGGACACGCCTTTGGATTTGATCCGGGCGTTGCGTCCGGACGTCCTGGTCAAGGGTGGCGATTATTCCGTCGAAACCGTCGTCGGGCATGAGGACGTGATCGCGGCGGGTGGCAGTGTGGAGATTGTTCCGACGGTGGAAGGGTTTTCGACGACGGGATTGGTGCAGAAGCTTAAGGCGTCTCAATCGCGGGAGTCGTAGTTCGGTTGCCGGAGAGCACGTGAAATCCCGTTTTCTGCAAGTATCTGGGAAAGCTGGTACAGCAGACACTTGTAACAGCCCGCTCGCGCTAGCGCTGTAATCGTCTTCTAAAGTTGTTGAAAGTATGGTGAGAGCGCTGGGGCTCGAACCCAGGACCAACGCCTTAAAAGGGCGATGCTCTACCAACTGAGCTACGCTCTCGAACCGCTTCCAACCCCATAGCTAAGTTAGCACAGGATATGGGGCGAAGGGTGCCGCCGATCCCGGCAATGAGGCTTGAAGGAGGGTGCGTCTTTTGGGTCACGTTCCGTGGGCGAATTGCGATGCCTGGGGACCATCGGATCCTGGGTGGAGGGAATGCTTCATTCGTGCTGATCGACGCCGTGGATCTTGTCAAGGGAGCATTTTGAGATAGCCAAAATCATTGTCCGTCCTATTCAAATGGCTGTAAACCTTGCTCTCAGTGCCACTTAAGTGGCACTGAGGATTCGTTGACTTGCATGGGTGCGGGACATAGGCTCATGAAAACGCCCTTGAAGATCGATTTACGCCTGCGGGAATTTGCTCAATACCTGGCGCACAATCAGGGCTATCTCACGCAAATATGCGGCGCGAAGGTTTTCTTATGGAAGTGAACGAGAATCCGATGGAAGACGAGCAGGAGATACGAGATACACCCGAAGATGTGGCAATTTTGTATTCATGGGCGAACCTCCACGGCGCGAAGTATCGTGATTTTTCTGCTTCACGCCGCGAGTACCGTGCGAAGATGCGGCAAAGGGCCCTGGAAGCGCAACGAATCGCAGAGCTGAAGGCGGCACAGGAGCGGGAAGAGGCAGCTCAGTTGGAGGAAAAGGTTGCGAACCACAGGGTCAATGAGACTTCTGGCGAAACTGTGTCTGCGGTAGAAGCCGAAGAGGCAGCGACACGTGCCGAGATGCAGCGCCAGGAAGCACAGCGCCATGCACATGCTGCCGCGTTAGCAGAGATGGCGGCGCAAGAGGCCGAGCGTGAAGTTGCAGAGGCGCGGAAGCGCGCCGTAGAGCAGGCAGCTAGATATGAGGAAGCGGGTCCGCGCATGCGTGCCTCCGCGGACCTGCAAACCCCTGCTGTTCCTGGAGAGGTACAAGATCCCTATTACTATGCCGGGCATCCGGATCCAGGAACGTTTGCTTCCACGCCGGGTGTGCGAACGGCCCAGGGCCGCGTATCCCCCGAACCGAAACCTTATATTGCTGTTCCCCAATACGCTGCAGCCGAGCCGTCGCGGGAACAGTCCCGTTTGATCCAGGACAGTCTTGAGGAGCAAGGACACCAGGCCGAAGGGGATGTTCCGCGCGGTTTTGAAGGAGAGCGGGGCGCACTGGACCGGCAGTATCGCGACCGGCAGGACCGCACATGGAACCAGGTAGAGGGTCGACAAATAACGGACGAGCGCCTGAGAGAAAGTGTGGAGATCGCGCGTCGTCTGATTCCGCCGCCTGTGTACGAAGACAGCGCCCTTCGCCCCATCGCGCGGGAGTACCCGCAGGCTGACGAGGGGTATGTTGCCCCTCGCAGAGCACCGCAGGAGATCGAAAGCACCGAATCGAACGAGCGGCGCAGGCAGGACGTGCCGTCTTCGCCGATTTATAGCGAGAATATCGGGGCACAACCGAGATCGGCTTTTGAGTACGAGCCCACGAACCGCAACGCGGAAGCCGAAGTGAGCCCACGTCCGGCTGCTCCCAAGGTAGAAAGACGACGCTCGCAGGAACGCTACCGGGGATCGGAAGAACGGCGTCGCCGGATTCTTGCCCAGGAGGCACTGCGTCAGCGCGAAGCGCGGCTAGGCCGCGACCTGGCGGAAGCCGATGAGTTGAAGAAGCTGGAGCGCGTGGAGCAGGAGATGCGCGCGCAGGCCGAACTGCGCGCCAGGTTTGAGGATCGCCACGGTGGAGTTCCGACGCCGAGTCTGGCCGATGCGGAACGTATTTTGAAGGAGCAGGAAGAACGCCGCGCCTTTGAGGCGTTTGGGCGCGAGTCTTCCGCAGCAAGCGGAGCCGCAGGTCCTAAGGGGCAAGGGAGTGATCGCGTCCGTACGGATTCTGGACATGGTGTGCGGCAGTCGACGACGCGTCCGCCCGGTCTTTCTACCCGTCCGCCCTCGGGACTGCAGGCCAGGGCGCTTCAGGGAATGGATACGAATCGCCCGGCCTGGCTGGTCGGCGAACCGGATGCACGTACTGCAGGACCACGCCAAGCGGAGGCGATGAATGACACCCTACAGCATTCGCGTGAGCGCGTGGCTGCCCGTTGGTATG
This genomic stretch from Terriglobus saanensis SP1PR4 harbors:
- a CDS encoding cytochrome c oxidase subunit I, yielding MGETILRLPPKETARLPRKSYLTEKGFLGWILTKDHKRIAILYLISLSFFFLLGGIFAGLIRMELLTPNGDLVSSDTYNKLFSMHGIIMVFLFLVPSVPATLGNFLVPLMIGARDLAFPRLNLLSWYLYLIGGLLTLIAMATGGVDTGWTFLTPLSTHYLNTNVVTTASGIFIAGFSSILTGINFIATIHRMRAPGMTWFRLPLFIWANYAASIIMVLGTPVLAVSLALVALERLFGIGVFDSTKGGDPLLFEHLFWFYSHPAVYVMILPGMGIISEVISTFSRKRIFGYTAVAFSSVAIALFGFFVWEHHMFIMGVSNYSALIFSLLTMVVAVPSAIKIFNWLFTLQKGSITFETPMLYAFGFMGLFTIGGLTGVFLGSMGMDIQLTETYFLVAHFHFVMVGGMLMAFLAGLHFWWPKMTGRMYPETISRFAAVTTFIGFVLTFLPQFALGFLGMPRRYHSYPPEFQVLNVISTAGASILGVGYIMPVLYFLWSLKYGAIAGANPWQATGLEWQVQSPPLEENFLEVPVVHQEAYDYEWLEAKATQVA
- the rfaE1 gene encoding D-glycero-beta-D-manno-heptose-7-phosphate kinase, which gives rise to MNARMPELHAVLGLLEGGFARLRVLVVGDLMLDRYVVGDVERISPEAPVPILRHVQRYARPGGAANVAMNLAGLGVHAVLAGVIGHDEDGAELMRLLRESRGVDCSCVVEGGRPTISKTRIVSRTQQMLRLDVESREAAAAEEIDELLQRVLVALDRVDAVILSDYAKGALTEGVCRDVIAAARFKGVKVFVDPKSREFSRYAGATTICPNLGELAAATGVSAYDRENLLAAARMLVVSTGVDFLTVTMSEHGIRIVGGSGSEYHSPARAREVADVSGAGDTVIATLAAAMAGGLARETAVELANLAASLVVAKVGTVPVRAEEMVAELTVSQRAESTNKVLTLERAVERVREWRAVGESIVFTNGCFDLLHVGHVTLLEDCRAFGSKLVVGMNTDASVQRLKGPNRPVVGERERAKVMAAMGAVDVVVLFDEDTPLDLIRALRPDVLVKGGDYSVETVVGHEDVIAAGGSVEIVPTVEGFSTTGLVQKLKASQSRES
- a CDS encoding cellulose synthase operon protein YhjQ/BcsQ — encoded protein: MEVNENPMEDEQEIRDTPEDVAILYSWANLHGAKYRDFSASRREYRAKMRQRALEAQRIAELKAAQEREEAAQLEEKVANHRVNETSGETVSAVEAEEAATRAEMQRQEAQRHAHAAALAEMAAQEAEREVAEARKRAVEQAARYEEAGPRMRASADLQTPAVPGEVQDPYYYAGHPDPGTFASTPGVRTAQGRVSPEPKPYIAVPQYAAAEPSREQSRLIQDSLEEQGHQAEGDVPRGFEGERGALDRQYRDRQDRTWNQVEGRQITDERLRESVEIARRLIPPPVYEDSALRPIAREYPQADEGYVAPRRAPQEIESTESNERRRQDVPSSPIYSENIGAQPRSAFEYEPTNRNAEAEVSPRPAAPKVERRRSQERYRGSEERRRRILAQEALRQREARLGRDLAEADELKKLERVEQEMRAQAELRARFEDRHGGVPTPSLADAERILKEQEERRAFEAFGRESSAASGAAGPKGQGSDRVRTDSGHGVRQSTTRPPGLSTRPPSGLQARALQGMDTNRPAWLVGEPDARTAGPRQAEAMNDTLQHSRERVAARWYALKGLMGQPLGEPEPVKPVLPQAELQMPILAVMSLAGGVGKTSLVATLGRMLSAMGEKVLLADMASVGLLPYYFGARELRPGVMRTFSPPAGSTDAPVYMVSLETDQVSADVAGQERLLQDLRRASRGVQRVLLDLSGASMWMARSLASVSPTILVPVAPDMNSVLGIQGMEKTLQSLVNADGRPISVFYVLTQFDATLPLHLDIREALKQKLGARLLPISIRRSPSVSEALAEGMTVIDYAPSAHVTEDYTQLASWVRNQTAPATAGFRGMRWSEG
- a CDS encoding GNAT family N-acetyltransferase, translating into MTPTLTGGKIRLEPLTPAHLPALEKVAFDPTIWRYMKYKVTNPAELKAWADLFFDKPGTLFWANVLQSTGEPIGSTQFIDLDPEHRSVEIGNTWMAEPFRGTPVNPEAKLLQLTYAFETLNLRRVALKTHHLNLHSQAAIRKLGAQYEGTFRNHWIMPDGSTRHTVWFSITPDEWPTVKAGLEQRLAR
- a CDS encoding DUF4254 domain-containing protein → MHSPATAGTLAFDPYSLAETLHNATSDWHQHNLQPEESPTLFSIALRLHKANFDLWHQEDLARDPHATDATITSTKRSIDTLNQRRNDLVEELDRTLLEAVQQNPAAPLHSETPGMMLDRLSILSLKRFHTAEQTSRPDVTEEHRKNSRLRLSQLDEQFADLAAALQHLWSEILHGTRRFKLYRQFKMYNDPTLNPILYNSSNPKQA
- a CDS encoding M16 family metallopeptidase encodes the protein MPISVPVAENATLAEVATPTRNIRTTTLSNGLLVLTESMPHMRSVSMGCWVRTGSRDEPKELNGISHFVEHMVFKGTTTRSQQQLSREVDAIGGNLDAFTGKETVCFNIKVLDTNLDTALELLSDLVLNPTFNAEDLAREQSVILEEIKMDEDNPDYLVHEIYTQKLWPSDSLGRPILGTVETVSSFNREIVAAFHHERFSPRNMVFSAAGHLSHEDLLAKIEARFGSLEDIAAEDLLHRHAPPMTPHITLHDKKSLEQVQLVLGVPAPPVNSPDRYALYLLNTILGGGMSSRLFQSVREEAGLAYSIYSEMNPFRDTGSLAVYAGTSIEKTPEMLRRILAEFTRLKNEPIPDDELLRAQTQLKGNIVLGLESSNARMSNLARQQMNFGRFASVDEVVEQIDAVTPADMQRIANELLHQDKLSLTLLGNLGKLKITREDLAF
- a CDS encoding gluconeogenesis factor YvcK family protein; translation: MPPPQKRVVAIGGGTGLSTLLRGLKRYVSHPTVSVDTHCDEDPCRISHLAAIVTVTDDGGSSGRLRDDLNILPPGDIRNCMTALSEDEHLLTRLFQFRFPDAAPGENASDLAGHSFGNLFLAAMSQVTGDFAQAVQASSQILAIRGNIYPATNANVTLSAQMDDGTLVHGETNITRSQRSIVELLLDPPDAPPLPETLEALAKADLITLGPGSLYTSLVTNLLVRGIPQAIANSSATRAYVCNLMTQANESLGLTASQHLERLFAHAGNERIFDYALVNTAPISPELLARYASEGQTPITPDLDAIRALGVIPIPGDYIHTGPGSDSVLRHDYDRVAATLLDLPERQGQTA
- a CDS encoding helix-turn-helix transcriptional regulator, which codes for MARSIEAPPKRALCPARAAGETSVLLRWSELDGAELLHGDFYHHAFLPHWHDAYMLSISAHGHQRLRLRGTEHIVSPGVLTSLHPGELHDGEAADPATGWHFRALYLSEELVRSSLSDDDLPETPAFEISPRDSQPLGETFLRLHTSLQQAESRLERDSLLVHYLPQFFQRDRSITNRSVSLSDTSGVEHVRDFLHATWHNSVPLEDLAQIAGISRFHLLRTFRRRYGLPPHAYQMQLRVRHAKEMLFAGMPLREVALDTGFYDQAHLTNTLRRYTGATPGRLLLA
- a CDS encoding TPR end-of-group domain-containing protein, whose protein sequence is MVTAKTPTPSTTKQPSSPSASSAAPQPDPARVKALEQYEVAVRLLHEGKYDKAHVAFNKVLAISPPDFADRIRMYLDTCVKQSTKNKHSFATPEEQYDYAISLLNDGHYEDAREQLTQIVKAHNEADYAFYGLAVLASMTGDAHKCLDHLTESIRLNTLNRIQARSDSDFQDMADDPRFTELLYPEA